A genome region from Thermogemmatispora onikobensis includes the following:
- the ftsH gene encoding ATP-dependent zinc metalloprotease FtsH, translating to MDRSPEHKHESSSKNKRRFSLRAFWKQNPWLRLVLPLVLVSAALFVLLTMRVVRIPFMGGTTHEVPISALLDMADHHRLQSVLISGSDVYARDRSGQQYHALKEEGQTLTDLLRRDGVTVTVDNGQHTSWGQGLAYLFFVALVVGGAFFILRRAGPGASALPFARSRARRFHESRPSILFKDVAGVEEAKVELEEIVEFLKQPERFRVMGARTPRGVLLVGAPGTGKTLLARAVAGEAGVPFYSVSGSEFVEMFVGVGAARVRDLFREARAHAPCIIFIDEIDAVGRQRHASAASGNDEREQTLNQLLVEMDGFEKNSSIVVIAATNRPDVLDPALLRPGRFDRQIILDKPDIRGRLAILEVHACGKPLAEEVDLQHVARQTAGFSGADLANLLNEAALLAARRHRDTIGNAELEEAILRVMAGPERKSRVITEAEKAIIAYHEVGHAIVMRSLPGADPVRKVTAIARGMALGITLQAPLEDRYLLRRSELLAKMAGAMGGRAAEELVFGDITTGASQDIEYVTALARRMVCEFGMSALGNVALKMNEDGTTLISPEMAARIDAEVARLVEEAHQTALDILRQKREKLVAIAERLIEVETIDGEELDAMLFAA from the coding sequence ATGGATAGGTCTCCTGAGCACAAGCACGAATCATCGTCGAAGAACAAGCGACGATTCTCTCTGAGGGCGTTCTGGAAGCAGAACCCCTGGCTGCGTCTGGTGCTGCCGCTAGTCTTAGTAAGTGCCGCGCTCTTCGTCCTGCTGACCATGCGTGTCGTGCGCATTCCCTTCATGGGGGGAACCACGCACGAAGTGCCGATCAGCGCATTGCTCGATATGGCCGACCATCACCGCCTCCAGAGTGTTCTGATCAGTGGCAGCGACGTCTATGCCCGCGATCGGAGCGGTCAGCAATACCATGCCTTGAAGGAGGAGGGGCAGACGCTGACTGACCTCCTGCGGCGGGACGGAGTCACCGTGACTGTCGATAACGGGCAGCATACGAGCTGGGGGCAGGGACTGGCCTATCTCTTCTTTGTCGCTCTCGTTGTCGGCGGAGCCTTCTTCATCCTGCGCCGGGCTGGTCCTGGAGCCTCGGCCCTACCTTTTGCCCGCTCGCGCGCGCGGCGCTTTCACGAGAGTCGTCCGTCGATCCTCTTCAAAGATGTGGCTGGAGTTGAAGAGGCCAAAGTTGAGCTAGAAGAGATCGTTGAATTCCTCAAGCAGCCCGAGCGCTTTCGGGTGATGGGGGCGCGTACGCCGCGCGGGGTCTTGCTCGTGGGAGCGCCGGGTACAGGCAAGACGCTACTCGCCCGGGCTGTTGCTGGTGAAGCGGGTGTCCCTTTCTACAGCGTCAGCGGCTCTGAGTTTGTCGAGATGTTCGTTGGCGTGGGGGCTGCACGTGTGCGAGATCTCTTCCGCGAAGCGCGGGCTCATGCTCCTTGCATCATCTTCATTGATGAGATTGACGCCGTTGGCCGTCAACGGCATGCCTCGGCGGCCAGCGGAAACGATGAGCGGGAGCAGACCCTCAACCAGCTGCTCGTCGAGATGGATGGCTTCGAGAAAAACAGCAGCATCGTGGTAATCGCCGCCACCAACCGGCCCGATGTTCTCGACCCAGCTTTGTTACGTCCAGGCCGCTTCGATCGGCAGATTATTCTGGATAAGCCAGATATTCGAGGACGCCTGGCGATTCTGGAGGTCCATGCCTGTGGCAAACCCCTGGCGGAGGAGGTTGATCTGCAGCACGTAGCGCGCCAGACGGCGGGTTTCTCTGGGGCTGATCTGGCCAATCTGCTCAATGAAGCGGCTCTCTTGGCGGCGCGTCGGCACCGTGACACTATCGGCAATGCCGAGCTAGAAGAGGCTATTCTGCGAGTGATGGCAGGGCCGGAGCGTAAAAGCCGCGTCATTACGGAAGCCGAAAAGGCCATCATTGCCTATCACGAGGTAGGCCACGCCATCGTCATGCGCTCGCTGCCCGGCGCAGACCCGGTACGCAAAGTGACGGCCATCGCCCGCGGCATGGCCCTGGGCATTACGCTTCAGGCGCCGCTGGAGGACCGCTATCTCTTGCGCCGCTCGGAACTCCTGGCGAAAATGGCCGGCGCGATGGGAGGACGCGCTGCTGAAGAATTGGTCTTCGGCGACATCACGACTGGAGCCAGTCAGGATATCGAGTATGTGACAGCGCTGGCACGGCGGATGGTCTGCGAGTTCGGCATGAGCGCCTTGGGAAATGTGGCCCTCAAAATGAATGAGGATGGCACTACCCTGATCAGCCCCGAGATGGCGGCCCGCATCGACGCCGAGGTCGCGCGCCTGGTAGAGGAGGCTCATCAGACGGCTCTCGACATTCTTCGCCAGAAGCGCGAGAAGCTGGTTGCTATCGCTGAGCGCTTGATCGAGGTTGAGACCATCGATGGTGAGGAGCTGGATGCCATGCTCTTTGCCGCGTGA
- the thpR gene encoding RNA 2',3'-cyclic phosphodiesterase: MTRTFLALDLSPELQTFLGRAIARGTHLLPAARWVEPTSLHVTLAFLGELSDEQLAQAIEAGEAAARQVSPFSYRLTGLGTFGPASAPRVIWMGLEDASGRMRALQQTLMRELKARGFPPEERPFSPHLTLARLKRPLSREEQQALQRLLYEIRVPASLPQHTVETLDVMKSELSRAGARYSCLHRAHLVRPHDEK, translated from the coding sequence ATGACACGCACCTTTCTTGCTCTCGATCTCAGTCCAGAGCTGCAGACCTTTCTGGGACGAGCCATTGCCCGGGGCACGCATCTTTTACCCGCGGCGCGCTGGGTTGAGCCGACCTCGTTGCACGTGACGCTGGCTTTTCTGGGAGAGTTGAGTGATGAGCAGTTGGCACAGGCGATTGAAGCCGGCGAGGCCGCGGCGCGACAGGTGTCACCTTTCAGCTATCGCTTAACAGGACTTGGTACCTTTGGACCGGCCAGCGCGCCGCGCGTCATCTGGATGGGCCTCGAGGATGCATCGGGGCGGATGCGGGCCTTGCAGCAGACACTCATGCGTGAGCTGAAGGCGCGAGGCTTCCCTCCCGAAGAGCGCCCCTTTTCTCCCCATTTGACGCTGGCTCGCCTCAAGAGGCCGCTCTCACGTGAGGAGCAGCAGGCTTTGCAGCGCTTGCTCTACGAGATCCGCGTACCGGCTTCCCTGCCACAACATACCGTAGAGACCCTGGACGTCATGAAGAGTGAGCTGTCGCGAGCAGGGGCGCGCTATAGCTGCTTGCATCGTGCCCACCTTGTCAGGCCACACGATGAGAAGTAA